One window from the genome of Nicotiana sylvestris chromosome 9, ASM39365v2, whole genome shotgun sequence encodes:
- the LOC138878518 gene encoding uncharacterized protein — protein sequence MKSLSINVPLVEALEQMPGYAKFMKDLVTKKRSMNCEMIKMTHLVSAIVHSMSPNLEDPGAFTIPCTIGSADFTKALCDLGANINLMPYSMFKTLMIKQLRPTSMRLQMADITMKRLLGIIDDVLVRVDKFILPAYFVILDYEVDYEVPIILGRPFLATGKALHDVEARDLTFRVGDENVVCHVCKSMR from the coding sequence ATGAAAAGTTTGTCCAtaaatgtgcctttggttgaagctctagaacaaatgccaggatatgccaagtttatgaaagacttggtaacaaagaagagatcCATGAATTGTGAAATGATCAAAATGACGCATCTAGTGAGTGCCATTGTACACTCCATGTCTCCAAATCTAGAAGACCCTGGTGCCTTTACAATCCCATGCACTATTGGTAGTGCCGATTTCACCAAAGCTTTGTGCGACTTAGGGGCAAACATTAACTTGATGCCATACTCTATGTTCAAGACATTGATGATTAAACAACTAAGGCCCACAtcaatgaggttgcaaatggcagaCATAACAATGAAGAGGCTATTGGGGATAATTGATGATGTGCTAGTTCGGGTCGACAAGTTCATACTTCCCGCATATTTTGTGATACTCGATTATGAGGTTGACTACGAGGTACcgatcatattggggagacctttcctagctacaggGAAGGCCTTACATGATGTGGAAGCAAGGGatctcaccttccgggtgggtgatgaaaacgTTGTGTGCCATGTTTGCAAGTCAATGAGGTAG